One genomic window of Desulfitobacterium chlororespirans DSM 11544 includes the following:
- a CDS encoding flagellar motor protein MotB: protein MKKHKKEHHEDHMDETWLVPYSDILTLLLALFIILFAAGQIDQKKYERIMAGFNSAFTGGTSVFESTSELNIDITDDNMGKNNDPVTTETDSLLAAARAREDRDMGDMKAKIDQYIKENNLSAQLETRITEEMLMISIRDYALFDSGSALVKTEAQKLAYIISDILRQYPDYNVEVAGHTDNLPINTTEFPTNWDLSSRRSLNFMKYLLQSDGLDQSRFRSIGYGEFQPIAANTTEEGRAKNRRVEVNILRNFGQPTSIFSSAQ, encoded by the coding sequence ATGAAAAAGCATAAGAAAGAGCACCATGAGGACCACATGGATGAAACCTGGTTGGTGCCTTATTCAGATATTTTAACCCTATTGCTGGCCCTCTTTATCATCCTATTTGCTGCCGGGCAAATCGACCAAAAAAAATATGAGCGTATTATGGCTGGCTTTAACAGTGCATTTACTGGGGGAACAAGTGTCTTTGAATCTACAAGTGAGCTGAATATTGATATTACCGATGATAATATGGGTAAAAACAACGATCCCGTAACCACTGAGACAGATAGTCTATTAGCTGCTGCCCGTGCTCGGGAAGATCGTGATATGGGTGACATGAAGGCAAAAATCGATCAGTATATTAAAGAAAACAATTTGAGTGCACAGCTTGAGACTCGGATCACAGAAGAAATGCTGATGATCAGCATTCGAGATTATGCACTCTTCGACTCAGGCTCCGCTTTAGTAAAGACTGAGGCTCAAAAGTTAGCCTATATTATATCGGATATTTTAAGGCAGTATCCTGATTATAATGTAGAAGTAGCAGGTCATACGGATAACCTTCCCATTAATACAACCGAGTTTCCCACCAATTGGGATTTGAGTTCTCGACGCTCTTTAAACTTCATGAAGTATTTACTGCAGTCTGATGGACTTGATCAGTCGAGGTTTAGGTCGATTGGTTATGGGGAATTCCAACCGATTGCTGCCAATACGACCGAAGAAGGCAGGGCTAAGAATCGCCGTGTTGAGGTCAACATATTAAGGAATTTTGGACAACCTACGAGCATCTTTAGCAGTGCACAGTAA